A window of Paremcibacter congregatus contains these coding sequences:
- the purU gene encoding formyltetrahydrofolate deformylase, with protein MKNAKANYILTITCPDVAGLVAEVSSLLAKNGAFILEANHHNELTSGRAFLRFAFVDQTEGHSADGWRAHYQPLIARYQADLKIYDISQPMKVMIAVSKFGHCLQDLIHRWKAGILPVEICGVVSNHEDMRSFVEWAGLPFHHLPITKDTKPQQEQQIRDLFKSYDAELLILARYMQILSAEMCQDFDGKAINIHHSFLPSFKGARPYSQAHAKGVKIIGATAHYVTTNLDEGPIIEQAVERVDHSVSVEEFVTIGRETETVALTRAVRWHGERRVLLDGPRTVIFK; from the coding sequence ATGAAAAATGCCAAAGCGAATTATATCCTGACCATAACCTGCCCGGATGTGGCCGGTCTGGTGGCGGAAGTGTCGAGTCTGCTGGCGAAAAACGGCGCCTTTATTCTGGAAGCCAATCATCATAATGAACTAACCAGTGGCCGGGCCTTTCTGCGGTTTGCCTTTGTTGATCAGACCGAGGGGCATAGCGCCGACGGCTGGCGGGCGCATTATCAGCCGCTGATCGCACGTTATCAGGCCGACCTGAAGATCTATGACATCAGTCAGCCGATGAAGGTGATGATCGCGGTGTCAAAATTCGGCCATTGTTTGCAGGATCTGATCCATCGCTGGAAGGCCGGGATCCTGCCGGTGGAGATTTGCGGCGTGGTCTCAAACCATGAAGACATGCGTTCGTTCGTGGAATGGGCCGGCTTGCCGTTCCATCATCTGCCGATCACCAAAGACACCAAGCCACAACAGGAACAGCAGATCCGCGACCTGTTCAAAAGTTATGATGCAGAATTACTCATTCTGGCGCGTTACATGCAGATTCTGTCGGCGGAGATGTGTCAGGATTTTGACGGCAAGGCGATCAATATTCACCACAGTTTCCTGCCCAGCTTCAAGGGCGCGCGTCCTTACAGTCAGGCCCACGCCAAGGGGGTGAAGATCATTGGCGCCACGGCGCATTATGTCACCACCAATCTCGATGAAGGCCCGATTATCGAGCAGGCGGTGGAGCGGGTCGATCATTCGGTTTCGGTCGAGGAATTCGTCACCATCGGGCGGGAAACGGAAACCGTCGCCCTGACCCGGGCGGTGCGCTGGCACGGGGAACGCCGGGTATTGCTCGACGGCCCCCGCACGGTGATCTTCAAATAA